The DNA segment TGCCCATCGTGGCCGAGGACTACGTTCACCGTATCGGCCGTACCGGCCGCGCCGGCGCCACCGGCGAGGCGGTGTCCCTGGTCTGTGCCGACGAAGTGCAGTCGCTGTCCGCGATCGAAGTGCTGATCCGCCAGACCCTCCAGCGTCGTGATGAACCGGACTTCATCCCCGATCACCGCGTGCCCGTGACCGACGCCACCGGCCAGATCCTGAAAAAGCCGAAGAAACCGAAAAAGCCCAAGGAGCCCCAGGTCGGCGCCAGCAAGGCGGGCAAGGGGGCGTCGCTGGGCCGCTGGATCGACAGCGAAAAGCCCAAGGTCAAATCGGTGCGCAAGGCACCGGGTTTCGGCAAGGCGAAAAAAGGCTGAACCCGCGCCCAGGCGTCACCGCACTGTGGTGATGGGTGACGCCTGGTGGGGCAATGGGAGCCGTAATGGGGCAGGGTAGGGAGCAGGTACGCCCGTGCCAGAGCGGCCGGCTGGGCAATCAGGATATTGGCGCGCTTCCTGCATTTCTGTGCGAAATGCTGAACGCCTATAGTGATTGAAGCGCAGCCCAACCTCAGGCATTTCCCACATGCGCCACAAGGAACTCAAACACTGGACCTCCGGTGTTGCCCATTTGCTTGCCCAACCCGCCGGCCGGGCGCGTCTGCTCGGCCTCAGCCAGTGGCTGCAGCAGATCTGCCATGTCGACCACTTCGTGCTCTTCGTCTACGAAGGCAATCACCGGCCGCTGGCCCTGTTCGACACCTTCCCGCCGGACAAGCGCCACGTCTACGTCGAGGACTACCAGGTCGGCCCCTATCTGCTCGACCCCTTCTACCTCGCCTGCACCCGCAACCAGGCGCCCGGCCTCTGGCGCTTGCGCCAGTTCGCCCCGGACCACTTCTACCTCGGTGAGTACTACGTCACCTACTACCAGCAGACTGGCCTGACCGAGGAGATCGCCTTTTTCATCGACCTGGCCGACGGTGCCAAGGCGGTGCTCTCGCTGATGCGCAGCACCTGCAGCCCGGCTTACAGCCGTGACGATATGCAACTGCTCGATTGCGCCCAGCCGGTGGTGGAGCAGGTGGTGAACGAAGCCTGGGACCAATGCCGCGCCCATGCACCGCGTCCTTTGCAGGACCTGGACTACAAGATCCGCGAGGCCTTCGACCAGTTCGGCGCCCATGTGCTGACGGCGCGGGAGCAGGAAGTGGTGCAGATGCTCCTGCGTGGCCACTCCAGCGCCTCGGTGGCCGAGCACCTGTCCATCAGCCCCGGCACGGTGAAGATCCACCGCAAGAACCTCTACGCCAAGCTCGGCATCGGCAGCCAATCGGAACTGCTGGGGCTGTTCGTGCGTGAACTGGCGGGCCAGCGGGATGAGCCGGAAGCGCTGCAAAAGGCGGTTTAACCTTATCGCTATTCGCGATTAAAGCGATGCTGATCAATAACCGTACAGTCTTTGCTGGCCCAGCTGCCATCGGCATCCGGCGCGGATGCCCACGAGTTATCCACAACGATTTGCACAGAATTTGTGGGTAGCGGCGACGTCGGGCGAATTCACTGCTGTAGGGGCGAATTCATTCGCCAAGGGCAACGCAGTTGCCCCATGGAATCTGGCGAGGCACGCCTTCGGCCTGCTTGGCGATTGAAATCGCCCCTACAATGGGCATCTGAGGCTGCTCAAATTTCAACCACCTTCCGCAATCCCCCGTCCCGCGCAGCCTGCAGCCCATCATCCATAACTTACCCACAGGCTGCTCCACAGTTTCTGTGGAGGGCGCGCCTATCCCCGGAGGGATATATACAGGCGAAAACCGCCATTGCTAGCGTGTTGCCATATGCCAAGAACACCTGGAACAAGGGGCCGGCCGTGAGTGATGCAAGCGAGTGCTTCGATATCGAATTTCGCCATGTGGTCAAACGCTACGGCGCGGTAACGGCGGTCAATGGCCTGAGTTTCAAGGTGCGGCGCGGCGCCTTCCATTCCTTCCTCGGCAGCTCCGGCTGTGGCAAGACCACCACCCTGCGGATGATCGCCGGCTTCGAGCAGCCCAGCGAAGGCGAAGTGCTGCTGGCCGGGCGTTCGGTGGCCGGGGTGCCCGCTCACCAGCGACCGGTGAACATGGTGTTCCAGAGTTATGCACTGTTCCCGCACCTCTCCGTGGCGGAGAACATCGCCTATGGCCTGCGTTACCACCAGC comes from the Pseudomonas sp. TCU-HL1 genome and includes:
- a CDS encoding response regulator transcription factor — its product is MRHKELKHWTSGVAHLLAQPAGRARLLGLSQWLQQICHVDHFVLFVYEGNHRPLALFDTFPPDKRHVYVEDYQVGPYLLDPFYLACTRNQAPGLWRLRQFAPDHFYLGEYYVTYYQQTGLTEEIAFFIDLADGAKAVLSLMRSTCSPAYSRDDMQLLDCAQPVVEQVVNEAWDQCRAHAPRPLQDLDYKIREAFDQFGAHVLTAREQEVVQMLLRGHSSASVAEHLSISPGTVKIHRKNLYAKLGIGSQSELLGLFVRELAGQRDEPEALQKAV